The following proteins are co-located in the Zonotrichia albicollis isolate bZonAlb1 chromosome 1, bZonAlb1.hap1, whole genome shotgun sequence genome:
- the MC4R gene encoding melanocortin receptor 4, translating into MNFTQHRGTLQPLHFWNHSYRLHGGASEPNAKGHSSGGCYEQLFVSPEVFVTLGIISLLENVLVIVAIAKNKNLHSPMYFFICSLAVADMLVSVSNGSETIVIMLLNNTDTDAQSFTINIDNVIDSVICSSLLASICSLLSIAVDRYFTIFYALQYHNIMTVKRVGVIITCIWAACTVSGILFIIYSDSSVVIICLISMFFTMLILMASLYVHMFMMARMHIKKIAVLPGTGPVRQGANMKGAITLTILIGVFVVCWAPFFLHLIFYISCPYNPYCVCFMSHFNFYLILIMCNSIIDPLIYAFRSQELRKTFKEIICCCSLRGLCDFPGKY; encoded by the coding sequence ATGAATTTCACCCAGCATCGTGGGACACTCCAGCCTCTCCATTTCTGGAACCACAGCTACAGACTGCATGGAGGAGCCAGCGAGCCCAATGCAAAGGGCCACTCCTCAGGAGGCTGCTACGAGCAACTCTTTGTATCCCCAGAAGTGTTTGTGACCCTGGGCATCATCAGCTTGCTGGAGAACGTCCTGGTCATTGTGGCCATAGCCAAGAACAAGAACCTCCATTCACCCATGTACTTCTTCATCTGTAGCTTGGCAGTGGCTGACATGCTAGTGAGTGTATCTAATGGATCAGAAACCATTGTCATCATGCTGCTAAACAACACAGACACAGATGCACAAAGCTTTACCATAAACATTGACAATGTCATCGACTCAGTCATTTGCAGTTCCTTGCTTGCATCAATTTGCAGTCTTCTCTCAATAGCAGTGGACAGGTACTTTACTATCTTTTACGCCCTTCAGTACCATAATATCATGACAGTGAAGCGTGTAGGTGTTATCATCACGTGCATCTGGGCTGCTTGCACAGTCTCAGGCATCTTGTTCATCATTTACTCCGATAGCAGTGTTGTCATCATCTGCCTAATCAGCATGTTCTTTACAATGCTCATTCTCATGGCATCCCTCTATGTACACATGTTTATGATGGCTCGTATGCACATAAAAAAGATTGCTGTTCTTCCAGGGACTGGTCCTGTTCGCCAAGGGGCCAACATGAAAGGGGCCATCACTCTCACCATCCTGATTGGAGTTTTTGTTGTGTGCTGGGCTCCATTTTTCCTACACCTGATTTTCTACATCTCCTGCCCCTACAACCCTTACTGTGTGTGCTTCATGTCCCACTTTAATTTCTACCTCATCCTCATCATGTGCAATTCCATCATTGATCCACTTATCTATGCATTCCGGAGTCAGGAGCTCAGGAAAACATTCAAGGAGATTATATGCTGCTGTAGCCTGAGAGGGCTTTGTGACTTCCCTGGCAAATATTAA